ATCGACACCCTTCTGGAGAAGTAGGGGAGCGATGGAAACGTTTCTCTTCATCCTGTTCGGGGCGATGGCGGTCGGCGCTTCGATCATGGTGGTGACCCGCAGGCACCCGCTGGCCTCGGCGCTCTACCTGATCCTGGCGCTGGTCTCCGTGGCGGCGCTGTTCGTGCTGCGGCAGGCCCACTTCCTCGCGGCGATCCAGGTGATCGTCTACGCCGGGGCGGTCATCGTCCTGTTCGTCTTCGTCATCATGCTGACCAACGTCCCCGAGGACCGGCTCCCGGTGGAGCGCGCCACGGCGCTGCGCGTCGTCGGGCTTTCCGCGGCGGCGCTCCTCCTCCTGGAGGGCGCCCTGATCGCCGGGCGGTTCGCGATGCCGAAGGATCACGACGCCGGGGGCGGGACGGTGGAGGCCGTGGGGCGGGCGCTGTTCACGGATTACCTCCTGGCGTTCGAGCTCACGTCGGTCCTGCTCCTGGCCGCCGTGATCGGTGCGGTCGCCTTGGCGAAGAAGAAAATCTGACGGGGGACGCCTGGATGATCGAGCCGTCGGCATATCTGCTCCTCTCCGCGATCCTGT
The sequence above is a segment of the Thermodesulfobacteriota bacterium genome. Coding sequences within it:
- a CDS encoding NADH-quinone oxidoreductase subunit J, yielding METFLFILFGAMAVGASIMVVTRRHPLASALYLILALVSVAALFVLRQAHFLAAIQVIVYAGAVIVLFVFVIMLTNVPEDRLPVERATALRVVGLSAAALLLLEGALIAGRFAMPKDHDAGGGTVEAVGRALFTDYLLAFELTSVLLLAAVIGAVALAKKKI